In the genome of Paenibacillus sp. GP183, the window AACGTTTTCAAGCTGCTTATGTGACTTGCAATTGCAGTCCTCTCGGTGCTGCTGCCTTAACCACCTCCGGATTCCCTATAAGTCGTTCTCGTGTAGCCGAATTGCTCGGCTTTAACGGTCTGGTCGAGAACTCCTATGATGCCATTGGTGGCGCCGACTACCTTGGTGAAGCTGCCACTACTTTACAATTGTCGTTCCTTGGTTTAGGCCGATTTGTTCAAGATTTACTGCTTTGGTCGACGCAGGAGTTTTCTGCGATCCGTGTGGCCGATCCCTATGTACAAATCAGTTCCATCATGCCGCAAAAGCGGAATCCTGTCTCTCTTGAACATATCCGATCACTGAGCTCCAGCGGAGTTGGTACTTCGACTACCGTCTTACATATGCTGCACAACACACCATTTGGAGACATTGTTGATACCGAAGATGATTTACAACCCCATTTATGGCACAGTCTCAAATTGTCGGAGCAGATTCATCGCCTTTTAGGCGTAGTTGTTGGAACGCTTGAAGTGAATAAAGAAGTATTGCTTGAACGTGCAAGACGCAGTTTTGCAACCATCACCGAGTTAGCTGACACGCTTGTGCGGGAAAAGAACATTCCTTTCCGAAGTGCGCACTCCATTGCCAGCGCAGTGGTCAAGAAGGCCCTTTCTCGTCAATTGGACGCTTCCCAAGTTACCAGTGATCTCGTAGATGAGGTTGCCCAAACCGTCGTTGGACATTCCCTGAACATTTCTTCAGAATTGGTCGCACGTGCTATGGATCCGGTTCATTTTGTTGAAATCCGTACATTACCGGGGGGACCTGCACCCTCCGAGATGCAGAGAGCT includes:
- the argH gene encoding argininosuccinate lyase, coding for MNVRQTILDREGHSFPGATYTEVVLAPAYDNQKYVLLDPMIAIHKAHLIMLVEQSLLTREQAAHIMRAIQALDLTQIQETPYDGNFEDLFFLVESQIMQQTGEIGGSLHLARSRNDMGVAMYRLTLREKLLTTLRSICTFLQTLLDTADNHVDTVMLGYTHTQQAQPMTFAHYLTAVFDSVSRDFKRFQAAYVTCNCSPLGAAALTTSGFPISRSRVAELLGFNGLVENSYDAIGGADYLGEAATTLQLSFLGLGRFVQDLLLWSTQEFSAIRVADPYVQISSIMPQKRNPVSLEHIRSLSSSGVGTSTTVLHMLHNTPFGDIVDTEDDLQPHLWHSLKLSEQIHRLLGVVVGTLEVNKEVLLERARRSFATITELADTLVREKNIPFRSAHSIASAVVKKALSRQLDASQVTSDLVDEVAQTVVGHSLNISSELVARAMDPVHFVEIRTLPGGPAPSEMQRALAERRKSLQNALTWLDTQTEHLRTSSKNLNEITREWSQY